Proteins from a genomic interval of Papaver somniferum cultivar HN1 chromosome 4, ASM357369v1, whole genome shotgun sequence:
- the LOC113273755 gene encoding uncharacterized protein LOC113273755 isoform X2 — MAGGWKPQFIVETWCHGGVISTSVGLSIASLHTDARHVCIVPDELSRSEYTEAMQKVLGVSLSSLPEIIVGEPEEVMNGLVGVDFMVVDCRRNDFYKTLKFAKLSQRGAVLICKNVNSRSTFGVFRWKNVLNGGSRVVRTAYLPMGKGVDIAHVAASTNSNSSMKSSASRWIRHIDHQSGEEYIIRR; from the coding sequence ATGGCAGGTGGATGGAAACCACAATTCATCGTAGAAACATGGTGTCATGGTGGTGTCATTTCAACGAGCGTCGGTTTATCGATAGCCAGTCTTCACACAGATGCACGACACGTCTGTATTGTACCAGATGAATTATCCAGATCGGAGTATACAGAAGCCATGCAAAAGGTATTAGGTGTGTCCTTGTCGTCATTGCCGGAGATTATTGTCGGAGAACCAGAAGAAGTGATGAATGGATTAGTAGGTGTAGATTTCATGGTGGTTGACTGTAGGCGCAATGACTTTTACAAGACACTAAAGTTCGCTAAATTGAGCCAAAGAGGTGCAGTTCTAATCTGTAAGAATGTAAATTCAAGAAGTACTTTCGGAGTATTCAGATGGAAAAATGTTCTTAACGGTGGTTCGCGGGTGGTTCGCACGGCCTATTTGCCTATGGGAAAAGGAGTCGATATTGCACATGTAGCGGCAAGTACTAATTCTAATTCATCGATGAAATCAAGTGCTAGCCGGTGGATCAGACATATCGATCATCAATCCGGCGAGGAATACATCATCCGGCGATAA
- the LOC113273755 gene encoding uncharacterized protein LOC113273755 isoform X1 encodes MKLIWCPETASKSYIDTVKSCENIQESSVAELISGMAGGWKPQFIVETWCHGGVISTSVGLSIASLHTDARHVCIVPDELSRSEYTEAMQKVLGVSLSSLPEIIVGEPEEVMNGLVGVDFMVVDCRRNDFYKTLKFAKLSQRGAVLICKNVNSRSTFGVFRWKNVLNGGSRVVRTAYLPMGKGVDIAHVAASTNSNSSMKSSASRWIRHIDHQSGEEYIIRR; translated from the exons atgaagttGATTTGGTGCCCTGAAACAGCCTCAAAATCTTACATTGATACTGTTAAATCG TGTGAAAATATTCAAGAATCAAGTGTAGCAGAGCTAATATCAGGCATGGCAGGTGGATGGAAACCACAATTCATCGTAGAAACATGGTGTCATGGTGGTGTCATTTCAACGAGCGTCGGTTTATCGATAGCCAGTCTTCACACAGATGCACGACACGTCTGTATTGTACCAGATGAATTATCCAGATCGGAGTATACAGAAGCCATGCAAAAGGTATTAGGTGTGTCCTTGTCGTCATTGCCGGAGATTATTGTCGGAGAACCAGAAGAAGTGATGAATGGATTAGTAGGTGTAGATTTCATGGTGGTTGACTGTAGGCGCAATGACTTTTACAAGACACTAAAGTTCGCTAAATTGAGCCAAAGAGGTGCAGTTCTAATCTGTAAGAATGTAAATTCAAGAAGTACTTTCGGAGTATTCAGATGGAAAAATGTTCTTAACGGTGGTTCGCGGGTGGTTCGCACGGCCTATTTGCCTATGGGAAAAGGAGTCGATATTGCACATGTAGCGGCAAGTACTAATTCTAATTCATCGATGAAATCAAGTGCTAGCCGGTGGATCAGACATATCGATCATCAATCCGGCGAGGAATACATCATCCGGCGATAA